Proteins from a genomic interval of Deltaproteobacteria bacterium:
- a CDS encoding LysR family transcriptional regulator → MVPPMPYDTFKNITMQQLETLIQLVGAGSFTRAANRMFLTQPTLTKHIKNLEDAVGTLIIHRASKGLSLTPEGQVLYNYAKRMIRLREEAKEKILEMREHEAGHIFLSASTIPATYILPRLLGRMRKNHPDIRVHLQTSDSEETHQLVINGEVEMGVIGKEPYDRRLRVETLWKDELALIAPVDDAGLRREAPVSMDQLLKEPLVVRERGSGTRENIEAYLQKQHRLTLAAFNVVGEMGSSEAVKEAVIGGLGLSIISLYAVERELKQGVLTVVPLAGGNICRHFYLIYRKQLRLLNCHKHFLKVLKTSIASALG, encoded by the coding sequence ATGGTACCGCCCATGCCTTACGATACGTTCAAGAACATCACCATGCAGCAGCTCGAGACCCTGATCCAACTGGTCGGCGCGGGCAGTTTCACCCGGGCCGCGAACCGGATGTTTCTCACCCAACCCACCCTGACCAAGCACATCAAGAACCTGGAGGATGCCGTGGGCACGCTGATCATCCATCGGGCCAGTAAGGGTTTGTCCCTGACCCCGGAAGGGCAGGTTCTCTATAACTATGCGAAGCGGATGATCCGCCTGCGGGAGGAAGCGAAGGAGAAAATCCTGGAAATGCGGGAGCATGAAGCCGGGCACATTTTTCTTTCCGCCAGCACGATCCCGGCGACTTACATTCTCCCCCGGCTTCTGGGACGAATGCGAAAAAATCATCCGGATATCCGGGTGCACCTGCAGACCTCTGACAGTGAGGAGACCCATCAACTGGTGATCAACGGCGAGGTTGAAATGGGAGTGATCGGGAAGGAACCGTATGACCGGAGACTTCGCGTGGAAACCTTGTGGAAGGATGAACTGGCGCTCATCGCGCCGGTGGATGACGCCGGTTTGCGCAGGGAGGCTCCCGTCTCCATGGATCAACTGCTGAAGGAGCCCCTTGTCGTGCGGGAGAGGGGTTCGGGGACCCGGGAGAACATCGAGGCCTACCTGCAGAAACAGCATCGTCTGACGCTTGCCGCGTTCAATGTTGTCGGGGAGATGGGCAGTTCGGAGGCGGTCAAGGAGGCCGTGATCGGCGGGCTGGGGCTCTCCATCATTTCCCTTTACGCGGTCGAGAGGGAATTGAAGCAGGGCGTCTTAACCGTGGTGCCCCTGGCGGGAGGGAACATCTGTCGTCATTTCTACCTGATCTACCGGAAGCAGTTACGTCTGCTCAACTGCCACAAACACTTCCTGAAGGTTTTGAAAACCTCGATTGCCTCTGCCTTAGGTTAA
- a CDS encoding class II aldolase/adducin family protein has protein sequence MDRTSDYTSHKKTVLTAGIWLSENGFFGTRRGTGGNVSLRIKNRELLAITPTSRRYDELSTGDICILDFNGTALAGAFPPSVEAAMHIAAYRARPDVSAIVHTHQDYAGVFAVLDRPVPALFEEVLVKIGPRIDIVPFAPAGSRELADHVAAKLQNGYGAYIIQNHGALALGHTMEDALLNVELMEKACRTYYRALTTGLPVSDLPP, from the coding sequence ATGGATAGGACATCCGATTACACTTCCCACAAAAAAACCGTTCTGACTGCGGGAATATGGCTGTCAGAGAACGGTTTCTTCGGAACCCGTCGCGGAACGGGAGGCAATGTTTCCCTGCGGATCAAAAACCGGGAACTCCTGGCCATTACCCCAACGTCAAGGAGGTATGACGAACTCTCGACAGGGGATATCTGCATCCTCGACTTCAACGGGACCGCCCTTGCCGGGGCTTTTCCCCCGTCCGTCGAGGCGGCGATGCACATCGCCGCTTACCGGGCCCGGCCCGACGTATCCGCCATCGTGCATACCCACCAGGACTACGCCGGCGTGTTTGCCGTGCTCGACCGTCCCGTCCCTGCCCTGTTCGAGGAAGTTCTCGTCAAAATCGGTCCCCGGATCGATATCGTCCCCTTTGCTCCCGCAGGAAGCCGGGAGCTGGCGGATCATGTGGCGGCAAAACTGCAAAACGGATACGGGGCCTACATCATCCAAAACCACGGCGCTCTCGCTCTGGGGCACACCATGGAAGACGCCCTGCTAAATGTCGAATTGATGGAAAAAGCCTGTCGGACATACTATCGGGCACTGACAACGGGACTGCCTGTCTCCGATCTTCCCCCCTGA
- a CDS encoding type II/IV secretion system protein, producing the protein MMKEANGISHDDRDSEASKSAAAMRTVVFNREMRVPEDLLINLSYDYLRRELWVPLSGQEGRVLVAVCDPANILKKDMIQHLLRAKSVEYCLADREDILRFIDYFYGVEPLPDSAAGEGTDSAGMTADIIKLVDDLIEEAYERRASDIHIEPDVKDRQVNIRLRIDGECIPYKTFPYNYRAPIVSRVKIMSNLDITEKRLPQDGKIMYRRHGGEELELRVATMPTYGYTEDVVLRILTRGKIMSLEELSMPAATYERVRELITKPYGLILLVGPTGSGKTTTAHAVLQVLNKPNVKIWTVEDPVEITQRGIRQVQVHHKIGLDFSSAMRSFLRSDPDIIMVGEMRDYETAKMGVEASTTGHLVLSTLHTNNAPETIVRLLEIGIDPFAFSDSLLCVLAQRLVRALCPFCREAYHPVAEEYEELSRYGGKKIFQDLNIVYDDRFILYRPKGCGECNGTGYRGRMGLFELLVATDTIKQMIISRKSIAAIRKIAMSEGMQTLLQCGVEKILRGETDLMEVLSVCIR; encoded by the coding sequence ATGATGAAAGAAGCGAACGGCATATCCCATGATGACCGCGACAGCGAGGCGTCAAAAAGTGCGGCGGCAATGCGTACCGTTGTTTTCAACCGGGAAATGCGTGTTCCTGAAGATCTTTTGATTAACCTGAGTTACGACTACCTCCGTCGGGAACTCTGGGTACCCCTTAGCGGGCAGGAAGGACGGGTTCTGGTTGCTGTCTGTGACCCGGCTAATATTCTGAAAAAGGATATGATCCAACATCTCCTCCGGGCGAAGTCCGTGGAGTATTGTCTGGCAGACAGGGAAGACATTCTCAGGTTCATCGATTATTTTTACGGTGTCGAACCGTTGCCGGACTCCGCCGCCGGGGAGGGTACGGACTCGGCGGGTATGACCGCCGATATCATCAAACTTGTGGATGATCTCATTGAAGAGGCCTACGAAAGACGCGCCTCGGATATTCACATCGAGCCGGATGTCAAGGACCGTCAGGTCAACATCCGACTGCGGATAGACGGAGAATGCATCCCCTACAAAACGTTTCCCTACAACTATCGGGCGCCGATTGTTTCCCGTGTGAAGATCATGTCCAACCTGGACATCACGGAAAAACGTCTGCCCCAGGACGGGAAAATCATGTACAGGCGTCATGGCGGAGAGGAACTGGAACTGAGAGTCGCGACCATGCCCACGTACGGGTACACCGAAGATGTGGTGCTCCGCATTCTGACCCGGGGAAAGATCATGAGTCTGGAAGAACTGAGCATGCCCGCCGCGACGTACGAGCGTGTCCGCGAATTGATCACGAAACCCTACGGCCTGATCCTCCTCGTGGGGCCCACCGGTTCAGGCAAAACCACGACAGCCCATGCGGTGTTGCAGGTGCTGAACAAGCCCAATGTAAAAATCTGGACGGTCGAGGATCCCGTGGAGATTACCCAAAGAGGGATCCGTCAGGTCCAGGTACATCACAAGATCGGTCTGGATTTCAGCAGTGCCATGCGGTCATTTCTCCGGTCGGATCCCGATATCATCATGGTCGGTGAAATGAGGGACTACGAAACGGCGAAGATGGGTGTTGAGGCTTCGACGACAGGCCACCTCGTTCTGAGTACCCTCCATACCAACAACGCCCCTGAGACGATTGTCCGCCTTCTCGAAATCGGGATCGATCCCTTTGCCTTTTCCGATTCCCTGCTCTGCGTTCTCGCGCAGCGCCTGGTCAGGGCCCTGTGTCCTTTCTGCCGGGAGGCTTATCACCCCGTAGCCGAAGAATACGAAGAACTGTCACGGTATGGCGGGAAAAAGATCTTTCAGGACTTGAACATCGTCTATGATGACCGTTTTATCCTGTATCGTCCGAAAGGATGTGGAGAATGCAACGGAACAGGTTATCGGGGCAGGATGGGCCTTTTTGAATTGCTGGTCGCGACAGATACGATCAAGCAGATGATCATTTCACGGAAATCGATTGCGGCGATCCGCAAGATCGCCATGTCTGAAGGCATGCAGACTCTTCTGCAGTGCGGTGTCGAAAAAATCCTTCGGGGAGAAACGGATTTAATGGAGGTGTTGAGCGTATGCATAAGATAA
- a CDS encoding NAD-dependent deacylase gives MTREEQVRLVKERLGQAQKVVVLTGAGISAESGIPTFRGADGIWEHYRATDLATPEAFERDPELVWAFYNWRRELISRVKENPAHQALVTLEKIVPDFTLVTQNVDGLHQRAGSINIIEVHGNLWRVQCTECARITMDMSVDMGKRPHCRECGGVLRPDVVWFGESLDGLLLSRAEEAARTCDTMLVIGTSGIVYPVAFLPALAKDGGAFVAEINMEETPVSPGLDLTILGKAGEIMPLLVP, from the coding sequence ATGACACGTGAAGAGCAGGTCCGGCTTGTGAAGGAACGTCTCGGACAGGCACAAAAAGTGGTCGTGTTGACCGGTGCGGGGATTTCCGCTGAGAGCGGTATCCCGACTTTTCGTGGCGCCGACGGTATCTGGGAGCATTACAGGGCGACGGATCTGGCGACCCCGGAAGCCTTTGAGCGAGACCCGGAACTGGTCTGGGCTTTCTACAACTGGCGAAGAGAGTTAATCAGCAGGGTTAAGGAAAACCCCGCGCATCAGGCGCTGGTCACGTTGGAGAAAATTGTGCCCGATTTCACCCTGGTCACCCAGAATGTTGATGGGTTGCATCAACGGGCGGGGTCAATCAATATCATCGAAGTCCACGGCAATTTGTGGAGGGTGCAGTGTACGGAATGCGCCCGGATTACAATGGATATGTCCGTTGACATGGGAAAGCGGCCCCATTGCCGGGAATGCGGGGGAGTGCTCCGGCCCGATGTAGTCTGGTTCGGTGAAAGCCTGGATGGCCTGCTCCTGTCCCGTGCGGAGGAAGCGGCCCGGACCTGTGATACCATGCTGGTGATCGGCACCTCCGGGATCGTTTATCCTGTAGCCTTTCTGCCCGCCTTGGCCAAGGATGGCGGCGCGTTTGTGGCGGAAATCAACATGGAGGAAACACCGGTTTCACCGGGCCTCGATTTGACGATTCTGGGGAAGGCCGGAGAGATTATGCCCCTCCTGGTGCCTTGA
- a CDS encoding L,D-transpeptidase family protein yields MIVAASAGASPVDLSAQLQPEEPGVSVPPIEDVRPIVRPTIEQKLAGNLTVLPVIHGTALLSDIDELRSFYVARNWQHAWFHDNRPTAAVSAFLGTLEKAEEEGLSSRDYHDMEIKDLLTTLNDLNGTEEAAMLRVELDILLTDAYRAYASHLYGGKIEPGRLSSQWPVQKKPGPVISELKEIPPAEQMEKTLFSLPPPYLGYRQLRDLLAKYRRIEAGGGWPVIPKGNLAPGKRDPHVALLRQRLFLTGELKEMSVKDLDFYDRSLEKAVRLFQRAHNQKIDGVVGPATLRLLNMTVTERIDQLRLNMERWRWMPRDMNRYIFVNIPAFELKVAERGFVVLKMRTIVGTEDKPTPSFRGHLNQIELNPFWNIPRSITEKEIIPIVKRDPSYLTRQGIRIYRDWRPNAQEVPPQTINWKEVTPKKFPYRLVQDPGPLNPLGRIKFLFPNHFNVYMHDTPSRHLFGREGRTFSHGCIRLEKPVELARYLLKNELGWDGNQILKKIGTGEHQVITLRSPIPVHIVYFTVWTGPDGLAYFRDDLYEYDHLLDTAMHKNVGKTGGFLF; encoded by the coding sequence ATGATCGTTGCGGCGTCTGCTGGAGCATCGCCGGTTGATCTGTCCGCACAGTTGCAGCCGGAAGAGCCCGGCGTTTCGGTGCCGCCGATCGAAGACGTACGGCCGATCGTACGTCCGACCATTGAACAAAAGCTAGCCGGGAACCTGACGGTCCTGCCGGTTATTCACGGAACAGCCCTTCTGAGCGATATTGATGAGTTGAGATCCTTCTATGTTGCCCGGAACTGGCAACATGCCTGGTTCCACGACAACAGGCCGACGGCCGCGGTCTCCGCGTTTCTGGGCACCCTGGAGAAGGCGGAAGAAGAGGGCCTGTCTTCCCGAGATTACCATGATATGGAGATAAAAGATCTCCTGACCACCCTCAATGACTTGAATGGAACAGAGGAGGCCGCCATGCTCCGGGTGGAGTTGGATATCCTGCTAACGGATGCCTATCGGGCTTACGCCTCCCACCTGTACGGGGGGAAGATTGAACCCGGCCGCCTGTCCAGCCAGTGGCCGGTGCAGAAAAAGCCTGGCCCGGTTATATCGGAACTGAAGGAGATCCCCCCAGCCGAGCAAATGGAAAAGACCCTGTTCAGCCTTCCACCGCCTTATCTGGGTTATCGCCAGCTTCGCGATCTGTTGGCGAAGTACCGCCGGATCGAGGCCGGCGGCGGCTGGCCCGTCATTCCGAAAGGCAATTTGGCTCCCGGAAAGCGAGACCCTCATGTCGCCCTGTTGAGACAGCGTCTTTTTCTCACGGGAGAATTGAAGGAAATGTCCGTGAAAGACCTGGATTTTTACGACAGATCTCTGGAAAAGGCAGTACGGTTATTTCAGCGGGCCCACAACCAAAAAATAGACGGGGTGGTGGGCCCCGCAACCCTGCGCCTCCTGAACATGACCGTTACGGAGCGGATTGACCAACTGCGCTTGAATATGGAGCGATGGCGTTGGATGCCCCGCGACATGAATCGGTACATTTTTGTGAATATTCCCGCTTTTGAATTGAAGGTGGCCGAAAGAGGCTTTGTTGTCCTCAAAATGAGAACGATCGTCGGCACGGAGGATAAGCCGACCCCCAGCTTCCGGGGTCATTTGAACCAGATCGAACTGAACCCGTTCTGGAATATTCCCCGAAGCATCACCGAAAAGGAAATCATCCCCATAGTGAAGCGGGATCCCTCCTATCTGACACGCCAGGGAATCCGCATATACCGTGACTGGCGTCCCAACGCCCAGGAAGTCCCCCCCCAAACAATTAATTGGAAAGAAGTGACGCCGAAAAAATTCCCGTACCGTCTTGTTCAAGATCCGGGACCCTTGAACCCCCTCGGGCGAATCAAGTTTCTTTTCCCGAATCATTTCAATGTTTACATGCATGATACGCCGTCGCGTCATCTGTTCGGCCGTGAAGGAAGAACATTCAGCCATGGCTGTATCCGGCTGGAAAAGCCGGTCGAGCTTGCGAGGTACCTTTTAAAAAATGAGCTGGGATGGGACGGGAATCAAATTCTGAAAAAAATCGGGACGGGGGAGCACCAGGTGATTACCCTGCGGAGTCCGATTCCCGTTCATATTGTTTATTTCACGGTCTGGACCGGGCCGGACGGTTTAGCCTATTTTCGGGATGATCTTTACGAGTACGACCACCTGCTCGATACGGCCATGCACAAAAACGTCGGCAAGACCGGAGGATTTCTTTTCTGA
- a CDS encoding 2-hydroxyacyl-CoA dehydratase → MIQTLLADWKDAGLPFIQIETDYSQADRETLRVRLEAFVEMMERSCRGDRRY, encoded by the coding sequence ATGATTCAGACCCTGCTGGCCGATTGGAAGGACGCGGGGCTGCCGTTTATTCAGATCGAAACGGACTACTCTCAGGCTGACCGCGAAACCCTGCGGGTTCGCCTGGAGGCGTTCGTGGAAATGATGGAGAGATCCTGCCGTGGCGATCGTAGGTATTGA
- a CDS encoding hemolysin III family protein, with the protein MLDLKATQKNELFNTLTHAIGSVVAVAGLVVLVVVASLQGDPWKIVSFSIYGATLVLLYVFSSLYHGLKGRAKKVFRYFDHTAIFLLIAGTYTPFTLVTLRGAWGWSIFAVVWGLAAIGIVVDVFLHHRKRLLPILIYICAGWLIIFASAPLLQALPMPGFLWLLFGGVLYTSGVFFYAVDKKLWPAHGIWHLFVLGGSACHYVTVLVYVA; encoded by the coding sequence ATGTTGGACCTCAAGGCCACACAAAAAAACGAACTTTTCAACACCCTGACCCATGCCATCGGCTCTGTCGTGGCCGTGGCGGGATTGGTTGTTCTGGTCGTTGTCGCGTCGCTCCAGGGCGATCCCTGGAAGATTGTCAGCTTCAGCATCTACGGGGCGACACTGGTTCTGCTCTACGTTTTTTCCTCGCTTTACCACGGCCTGAAGGGGCGGGCCAAGAAGGTGTTCCGTTATTTCGACCACACCGCCATTTTTCTTCTGATCGCGGGGACCTACACGCCATTTACCCTGGTCACCCTCCGGGGTGCCTGGGGCTGGTCCATCTTTGCTGTGGTCTGGGGTCTTGCGGCGATCGGGATTGTCGTGGATGTATTTCTTCACCATAGAAAAAGATTGCTGCCGATTCTCATTTATATTTGTGCGGGCTGGTTGATCATTTTCGCTTCGGCTCCCTTGCTGCAGGCGCTTCCGATGCCCGGTTTTCTTTGGCTTTTATTCGGCGGGGTCCTCTATACGTCCGGTGTTTTTTTCTATGCCGTCGACAAGAAACTATGGCCCGCCCACGGCATATGGCATCTCTTTGTCCTGGGCGGCAGCGCCTGCCACTACGTGACCGTGTTGGTTTATGTCGCTTGA
- the polX gene encoding DNA polymerase/3'-5' exonuclease PolX, producing MSHGSNRNWKNCGRQNIIQEVYRCEAKVSGITTDEIIKIFEEIALMLELKGENPFKARSYEAVARNLKLLEEDLTDLVEEEKLGTIRGVGGAIGKKIEELVRTGRLEYYEHLKASIPLGHFEMLRIPGLGPKKIKTLYDHLNIETVGELEYACKENRLIELSGFGRKTQAKILEGIRHMRRYRERRLYPEVIGEGTELLKFLASRKEVGAARLGGSLRRGYETVKDIDLLAMSQSPGGLADDFVALPVVESTLARGKTKVSVVLTSGVNCDLRIVSPAEFPYALHHFTGSREHNAAMRSRAKQLGFKLNEYGLFRGKESIPCESERDIFRTLGLAFIPPELRENMGEIEAAEKNELPRLIEERDIRGLFHIHTRASDGAESLETLVKLAKEQGYDYIGISDHSGSAFYPGGLSTEAVLAQRQRIDELNLEHAPFRIFKGIESDILPDGRLDYVNEVLAGFDFVIAAVHSHFGMSEAEMTRRIVKALMNPFTTILAHPTGRLLLAREAYQVNMTEVIDAAAEGGKVLELNINPERLDLDWRNCIVARRKGVKIALGSDIHHREAFGYLPLGIKIARKGWIGAQDCINTLSAPEVAQFLARMKTR from the coding sequence ATGTCGCATGGCAGTAATCGCAATTGGAAAAATTGCGGACGTCAAAATATTATTCAAGAGGTTTATCGTTGTGAGGCAAAGGTGTCTGGAATAACAACCGATGAAATAATCAAAATCTTTGAAGAAATTGCCCTGATGCTGGAGCTGAAAGGGGAGAATCCCTTCAAGGCCCGTTCCTATGAAGCGGTGGCGCGGAACCTCAAACTCCTGGAAGAGGATCTTACAGATCTGGTGGAAGAAGAAAAACTGGGGACGATCAGAGGCGTGGGGGGAGCGATCGGGAAGAAAATCGAAGAACTCGTCAGGACGGGGCGGCTTGAGTATTATGAGCATCTGAAGGCCTCCATTCCACTGGGCCATTTCGAAATGCTACGTATCCCCGGCCTGGGGCCGAAAAAAATCAAAACCCTTTATGATCATCTGAATATTGAGACAGTCGGGGAACTGGAATATGCCTGCAAGGAAAACCGTTTGATCGAACTATCGGGATTTGGTCGTAAAACCCAGGCGAAGATCCTGGAAGGCATCCGGCATATGCGGCGATACCGGGAGCGGCGGCTTTATCCGGAAGTCATTGGTGAAGGTACGGAGCTTCTGAAATTTCTGGCGAGCCGTAAGGAGGTGGGCGCGGCCCGGTTGGGCGGTTCCCTGCGGCGCGGCTATGAAACGGTCAAGGATATCGATCTTCTGGCCATGTCACAGTCGCCGGGGGGCCTTGCCGATGATTTCGTTGCCCTGCCTGTCGTCGAGTCCACACTCGCCAGGGGCAAAACGAAAGTCAGCGTTGTTTTAACCTCGGGCGTCAATTGCGATCTTCGCATCGTTTCTCCGGCCGAATTCCCCTATGCCCTGCACCATTTTACAGGTAGCCGGGAACACAATGCGGCCATGCGAAGCCGGGCGAAGCAGCTCGGGTTCAAGCTGAACGAATATGGTCTCTTCCGGGGAAAGGAGAGCATTCCCTGTGAGAGTGAACGTGACATTTTCCGCACTTTGGGATTGGCCTTCATTCCGCCGGAACTACGCGAGAACATGGGCGAGATTGAAGCGGCCGAAAAGAATGAATTGCCCCGGCTGATCGAGGAAAGGGACATCCGGGGCCTTTTCCATATCCATACCCGGGCCAGTGACGGAGCCGAATCCCTGGAGACTCTGGTGAAGCTGGCAAAAGAACAAGGGTATGACTATATCGGGATCAGCGACCACAGCGGATCCGCCTTTTATCCCGGCGGCCTTTCCACGGAGGCCGTTTTGGCACAGCGTCAGCGAATTGACGAGTTGAACCTCGAACATGCTCCCTTCCGTATCTTCAAGGGCATCGAGTCGGACATACTCCCCGACGGCCGGCTTGACTATGTGAATGAGGTTCTGGCCGGATTCGATTTTGTGATTGCCGCCGTGCATTCCCATTTCGGCATGTCCGAGGCGGAAATGACCCGGCGGATCGTCAAGGCCCTGATGAACCCGTTTACCACCATTCTCGCCCACCCGACCGGACGCCTGCTTTTGGCCCGTGAGGCTTATCAGGTGAATATGACCGAGGTGATCGACGCCGCGGCCGAGGGGGGGAAGGTGCTGGAATTGAATATCAACCCCGAACGCCTGGATCTCGACTGGCGCAACTGCATCGTCGCCAGACGTAAAGGGGTGAAAATTGCCCTTGGGAGCGATATCCACCATCGGGAAGCCTTCGGTTATTTGCCTCTGGGAATCAAGATCGCCCGCAAGGGCTGGATCGGGGCACAGGACTGTATCAACACCTTGTCCGCACCGGAGGTCGCCCAATTTCTGGCCCGGATGAAAACGCGATAA